The following coding sequences are from one Kiritimatiellales bacterium window:
- a CDS encoding NAD(P)-dependent oxidoreductase encodes MNVVLEETIYSRAPELFDSATEKYRLIWNLIKPLEEKKALNFYNAGAKAFIIGTKKYSPEFYSSLRAGTLMQRFGVGYTSVPVDLCKERGILVGYTPGVLETAVAEHAMMLICALARTVCTFEREMKSGQWRKIEGTELRGKTLALIGFGRIARETAKIATFGFGMKISAYDIIAPDDDIADEFFTGIEQCVAGADYISLHLPDTPQTAGIINAALLKKMKRTAFVINTARGSLINEPDLYTALKEKQIAGAALDVFAKEPYEPALEADFRTLDNCILTPHCASNTSEANARMAEICIANCVALAAGRTDDLFLL; translated from the coding sequence ATGAACGTTGTACTGGAAGAAACAATTTACTCGCGTGCACCGGAACTGTTTGACTCCGCGACAGAAAAATACAGATTGATCTGGAACCTGATAAAACCGCTGGAAGAAAAAAAAGCGCTGAACTTTTATAATGCCGGTGCAAAAGCGTTTATCATCGGAACAAAAAAATATTCTCCGGAGTTTTACTCCTCGCTGCGTGCGGGAACACTGATGCAGCGGTTTGGCGTTGGTTACACCTCTGTTCCGGTCGACCTGTGCAAAGAGCGCGGCATACTTGTCGGCTATACACCGGGCGTGCTTGAAACCGCGGTGGCTGAACATGCAATGATGCTTATCTGTGCATTGGCGCGCACAGTGTGCACATTCGAGCGGGAAATGAAATCCGGGCAGTGGCGGAAAATAGAAGGAACTGAACTTCGCGGAAAAACATTGGCGTTAATCGGATTCGGGCGCATCGCGCGCGAAACAGCCAAAATTGCAACGTTCGGATTCGGTATGAAAATTTCAGCATATGATATTATTGCACCGGATGATGACATCGCAGATGAATTTTTCACCGGTATTGAACAATGTGTTGCCGGTGCAGATTATATTTCATTACATCTCCCGGACACACCGCAGACCGCGGGAATCATTAATGCCGCATTGCTCAAAAAAATGAAACGCACAGCATTTGTAATTAATACCGCACGCGGCTCGTTAATCAATGAGCCGGATCTTTACACAGCGCTAAAAGAAAAACAGATTGCCGGCGCAGCGCTGGATGTATTCGCTAAAGAACCCTATGAACCGGCGCTGGAGGCTGATTTCCGTACGCTGGACAACTGTATTCTTACACCGCACTGCGCGTCCAACACCAGCGAGGCCAACGCCCGCATGGCGGAAATCTGTATCGCAAACTGCGTGGCGCTGGCTGCCGGAAGAACCGACGATTTGTTTTTACTTTAG
- a CDS encoding sulfatase-like hydrolase/transferase: MQNIYYHLLSLFITCIGNVRGSNLPEKPNIIFIVGDDIGQGDLQCYGNPYIDTPIINSLAEQGVMLVNYYSPSPLCAPARAALLTGRYNHRTGAIDVSSNRGIDRIAQSEKTFGDYFKHAGYTTALIGKWHNGLYNKEYLPHNRGFDLFYGFGGSHDYWNWNLFRNDQVETSDGRYMTDVLNQEAVRFIRSNKNRPFALWLAHHAPHSYVQKGVFQAPPHLIEKYKPRVKGIYAEAVAVIYAMIEAMDTGLGWIIEELEKQELRENTIIVFVSDNGAHLKGSNYRYHGNLSGNKGEVLEQGIRVPAIVSWPGTIPGGRIEKAQVHGTDWLPTLYSLTGSNAPEEAKPLDGLNIMPLLIEGDMPELSSRLLFFQKNRYTPVAHSSGAIRKQEWKLRWPGESKSMAKQNTRDNYVFEIARFLPPWEMPIAPDIPNHKNIKTEAPQLFNLVEDPGEKNDLSAMHPEVVKELSGSYDAWFAEIYSEWEQSWKDIIDHDIAYWKDREIPDPRKLFDGYWPWDGAPAGTDPETADPLEVFKGYWRY; this comes from the coding sequence ATGCAAAATATATATTACCATTTATTATCGTTATTTATAACCTGTATTGGAAACGTACGGGGGAGCAATCTTCCTGAGAAGCCGAATATTATTTTTATAGTTGGAGATGATATTGGGCAAGGGGATCTTCAATGCTATGGGAATCCTTATATCGATACACCGATAATTAACTCCTTAGCCGAACAGGGAGTAATGCTTGTCAATTATTATAGTCCCTCTCCGTTGTGCGCCCCGGCGAGGGCCGCTCTTCTCACAGGTCGTTATAATCATCGTACCGGTGCGATTGACGTATCAAGTAATCGAGGCATTGACAGAATAGCTCAGTCAGAAAAAACATTTGGCGACTATTTTAAACATGCCGGATATACTACTGCATTAATCGGTAAATGGCACAATGGTCTATATAATAAAGAGTATTTGCCGCATAACAGAGGGTTTGATCTTTTTTATGGCTTCGGGGGTAGCCATGATTATTGGAACTGGAATCTTTTTCGCAATGACCAGGTTGAAACGAGCGATGGCCGATATATGACAGATGTATTGAATCAAGAGGCCGTTAGATTTATTAGAAGTAATAAAAACAGGCCTTTTGCGCTCTGGTTGGCACACCACGCCCCGCATTCATACGTGCAAAAGGGAGTCTTTCAGGCCCCCCCGCATCTTATTGAGAAGTACAAGCCTCGGGTAAAAGGTATTTATGCGGAAGCTGTAGCGGTTATATACGCAATGATTGAGGCAATGGATACTGGATTGGGATGGATAATTGAAGAGCTTGAAAAGCAGGAATTACGTGAAAATACAATTATTGTTTTTGTCAGCGATAACGGAGCTCACCTAAAAGGATCAAACTATAGATATCATGGTAACTTAAGCGGCAATAAAGGCGAGGTTTTGGAACAAGGGATTCGGGTGCCTGCAATTGTCTCTTGGCCGGGAACGATTCCGGGCGGACGGATTGAAAAGGCACAGGTTCACGGTACAGATTGGTTGCCTACGCTATACAGTCTTACAGGATCTAACGCTCCGGAAGAAGCTAAGCCGTTGGATGGATTGAATATAATGCCCTTACTTATTGAAGGTGATATGCCGGAGCTTTCGTCCCGTTTGTTGTTTTTTCAAAAAAACAGATATACTCCTGTTGCGCACAGTTCTGGAGCGATCCGGAAACAGGAATGGAAGCTGCGCTGGCCTGGAGAGAGCAAGTCAATGGCAAAACAGAATACGAGGGATAATTATGTTTTTGAGATAGCCAGATTTCTCCCGCCCTGGGAAATGCCAATTGCTCCTGATATTCCAAATCATAAAAATATAAAAACAGAAGCTCCTCAACTATTCAACCTGGTTGAAGATCCAGGAGAAAAAAATGATTTGTCCGCAATGCACCCTGAAGTGGTCAAAGAGCTATCCGGATCATATGACGCGTGGTTCGCTGAAATTTATTCCGAGTGGGAGCAATCCTGGAAAGATATAATTGATCACGACATCGCATATTGGAAAGACAGGGAAATCCCTGATCCGAGAAAACTCTTCGACGGCTACTGGCCATGGGATGGAGCACCAGCAGGAACGGATCCGGAAACGGCTGATCCTCTTGAAGTATTCAAGGGGTATTGGAGATACTAG
- a CDS encoding sialidase family protein produces MRGLISDGLRREILRANQAYDSRLISNGTEIPTLSYADQPYIVKAKDSALVCLVTTGAGHEGAPGQHIVALRSEDNGVTWSSAIAIESPDGVESSYVVPLITPAGRIYAFYNHNTDNVRKIPGDKPAYPDGWCRRVDSLGYFVFKYSDDHGRSWSEKRYTVPVREFEIDRQNTSDGKIRYFWNVGKAFAYSGKGYIPLHKVGGFGEGFFTRSEGVLLCSDNILTETDPEKICFETLPDGDIGLRAPAGGGPIAEEQSFVVLSDGTFFCVYRTVDGAPACCYSRDRGHHWSAPDYLRYPDGRIIKHPRAANFIWKLSGNRYLYWFHNHGGKGYEDRNPVWCIPAHETDSREGKVLTFGQPEILFYDDDPFIRMSYPDLIELNGSIYITETQKNTARIHKISDTFIRQLWDIKNIIDEPKCLLDVKNGGVIVDLPGLPCFCQRDIRRVDHGKVDLRQGITLIFTFYPCEKSTLLLDCQFVNRRGWSLCLCSDGHLELKMSDGQTQSLNVSEPSIINFSKENEIAVVIDGGPKIVSYIINGSFCDGDANLQFGWSRFSPHLRDMNGQSRLTIHPEVRNLKIFDKALMTTEILIMQRRAGDNEK; encoded by the coding sequence TTGAGAGGATTGATTTCGGATGGATTACGCCGGGAAATTTTACGAGCCAATCAAGCGTACGACTCTCGTTTGATTTCAAATGGAACAGAAATTCCAACATTATCATATGCGGACCAGCCCTATATCGTAAAGGCAAAAGACAGCGCCCTTGTGTGTCTGGTTACGACTGGTGCCGGACATGAGGGGGCACCAGGCCAGCATATTGTTGCGTTGCGCAGTGAAGATAACGGCGTAACCTGGTCATCAGCCATTGCAATTGAATCGCCGGATGGTGTTGAGTCTTCGTATGTCGTACCATTAATCACACCAGCTGGACGGATTTATGCTTTTTACAATCATAACACCGACAATGTTCGAAAGATTCCGGGCGATAAACCGGCGTATCCTGACGGCTGGTGTCGGCGGGTAGATTCGCTGGGGTATTTCGTTTTCAAATATTCAGATGACCATGGCAGAAGCTGGTCGGAAAAACGCTATACAGTGCCGGTGCGCGAATTTGAAATTGATCGGCAAAATACTTCTGATGGAAAAATCCGCTATTTCTGGAACGTTGGGAAAGCCTTTGCGTATTCAGGAAAAGGTTATATTCCATTGCATAAGGTGGGAGGATTCGGCGAAGGTTTTTTTACGCGATCTGAAGGTGTATTACTTTGCAGCGATAATATTCTGACGGAAACCGATCCGGAAAAAATTTGTTTTGAAACACTGCCGGATGGAGATATCGGATTACGTGCGCCCGCCGGCGGCGGTCCGATTGCTGAAGAGCAAAGTTTTGTGGTTTTAAGCGATGGAACTTTCTTTTGTGTTTATCGCACAGTAGACGGGGCTCCCGCATGTTGTTACAGCCGGGACCGTGGACATCACTGGTCGGCGCCGGATTATCTGCGTTATCCTGACGGGCGTATTATAAAACATCCGCGCGCCGCAAACTTTATTTGGAAATTATCAGGAAATCGTTACCTGTACTGGTTCCATAATCACGGCGGGAAAGGATATGAAGATCGCAATCCGGTATGGTGTATTCCGGCCCATGAAACGGATTCCCGTGAAGGTAAAGTTCTAACATTCGGACAACCCGAAATATTATTCTATGATGACGATCCTTTTATCCGGATGAGTTATCCGGATTTGATCGAATTAAACGGTAGTATTTATATCACTGAAACCCAAAAAAATACAGCTCGTATACATAAAATTTCTGATACATTCATCAGACAGTTATGGGATATCAAAAATATCATCGATGAGCCTAAATGTTTGCTCGATGTTAAAAATGGCGGTGTAATTGTTGATTTACCCGGATTACCATGTTTTTGCCAACGCGATATTAGACGGGTAGATCATGGGAAAGTTGATTTGAGGCAAGGAATTACATTAATATTTACATTCTATCCTTGTGAAAAATCGACTCTTTTATTAGATTGTCAATTTGTAAACCGGCGCGGATGGTCTTTATGCTTATGCAGCGATGGACATCTCGAATTAAAAATGTCTGACGGGCAAACACAATCTTTAAATGTTTCCGAACCTTCTATAATTAATTTTTCAAAAGAGAATGAAATCGCTGTTGTGATTGATGGTGGGCCCAAAATTGTCAGTTATATAATTAATGGATCTTTTTGTGATGGAGATGCCAATTTACAATTTGGGTGGAGCCGTTTTAGCCCACACTTACGCGATATGAACGGACAGAGCCGTTTAACAATTCATCCGGAAGTCAGAAATCTAAAAATTTTTGATAAGGCGCTGATGACAACTGAAATCCTGATTATGCAACGAAGAGCTGGGGATAATGAAAAATAA
- the secD gene encoding protein translocase subunit SecD gives MDKSRMWKWAALAGLIIWSLALVTPFDQKIKLGLDLQGGASFTVRVVRESIRDQIRQEDPEIGTAALDSKVNKETAAAKEVALEVIRNRIDGLGIAEPEIYPQTDSDNIIIRLPGIDTNNIAEATALIERAAFLEFKLVHTENDAWVNELFMSGMAPKGFKIAGAAGGSVYVRDRDAVPDIDLTRVFWNELKRFGAKRGADFMLSKDIIQDGSTVYRPFFVEPRSQLTGSALKGAGVDYNQMNRPHITLQFNSAGAERFGKVTAAYAPNGENNVGNPRGRSLAVILDGTLYSAPHINEAIYGGSAQITGSFTVDEAHKLANALRAGSLRAPLEIIQKSEVDPSLGRDAIQSGVYATIYGATAVFIFMLLYYCLAGVVADISLVLLAILLPLGMWFTSGVFGLFAPEGAQPGLPVFTLPGIAGIALTIGMAVDANVLIYERIREELTDGKSVRGAITAGYDKAFSTIFDANITTLLTAVILFWQGSGAIRGFAVTLAAGIIISMLIVLVFTRLILESLADWFKLQTIRMFSLIPRGTKIDFVGMRAPAIALPVLIIIGSWIVFAVKGPDNFGIDFTGGTSYQLRFEQAPEVGAVRAVLADAGISDATIQYQRAFGENIGDVLEVKVSFENGDEALAAMETAFKDAGISVSGEEKIGPQIGEELKRQGVVSLIAAMIGIIIYLSIRFEFSFAIGAIIALLHDVLITVGIYCLLGRQLNLAIVAALLTIVGYSVNDTIVTFDRIREEVKLAQGRSKLSFREIANMAINQTLSRTILTSLTTLLTVASLLIFGGGAINDMALALFIGIIVGIYSSVFIALPVVMIWHREKKV, from the coding sequence ATGGATAAAAGCAGAATGTGGAAATGGGCGGCGCTCGCCGGACTGATTATCTGGTCGCTGGCACTGGTAACCCCGTTTGATCAGAAAATTAAACTTGGACTGGATCTGCAGGGCGGCGCAAGTTTTACGGTGCGGGTGGTGCGCGAATCGATTCGCGATCAGATCCGGCAGGAAGATCCGGAGATCGGCACCGCCGCACTTGATTCGAAAGTGAACAAAGAAACTGCGGCGGCGAAAGAGGTTGCGCTCGAAGTGATCCGCAACCGCATTGACGGGCTCGGGATCGCCGAGCCGGAAATTTATCCGCAGACCGACAGCGATAATATTATCATCCGTCTGCCGGGTATCGACACCAACAACATTGCCGAAGCCACCGCACTGATTGAACGCGCGGCATTTCTTGAGTTTAAACTGGTTCATACGGAAAATGATGCATGGGTGAACGAGCTGTTTATGTCCGGCATGGCGCCGAAAGGATTTAAAATTGCCGGCGCCGCCGGCGGTTCGGTTTATGTTCGCGATCGCGATGCAGTGCCGGATATTGATTTGACGCGTGTGTTCTGGAATGAACTGAAACGCTTCGGCGCAAAGCGCGGCGCTGATTTTATGCTGTCAAAAGATATTATTCAGGATGGCTCCACTGTATACCGTCCATTTTTTGTTGAACCGCGCAGTCAGCTCACCGGCTCTGCACTGAAAGGCGCCGGCGTTGATTATAATCAGATGAACCGCCCGCATATTACGTTGCAGTTTAACAGCGCCGGCGCGGAACGTTTCGGCAAAGTAACGGCGGCGTATGCGCCAAACGGTGAAAATAATGTCGGCAATCCGCGCGGCCGCAGTCTCGCGGTAATTCTTGACGGCACGCTCTATTCCGCGCCGCATATTAACGAAGCTATTTACGGCGGCAGCGCGCAGATTACCGGGTCGTTCACGGTGGACGAGGCGCACAAACTTGCCAACGCCTTGCGCGCCGGTTCACTGCGCGCGCCGCTGGAAATTATTCAGAAGAGTGAAGTGGATCCGTCGCTCGGCCGCGACGCGATTCAGAGCGGCGTGTACGCCACGATTTACGGCGCGACAGCTGTATTCATTTTTATGCTGCTCTATTATTGCCTTGCCGGCGTGGTCGCCGATATTTCACTGGTGCTGCTTGCCATTCTGCTGCCGCTCGGGATGTGGTTTACGTCCGGCGTATTCGGTTTGTTTGCGCCGGAAGGCGCGCAGCCGGGGCTGCCGGTGTTCACACTGCCGGGAATCGCCGGTATAGCACTGACGATCGGCATGGCGGTGGATGCCAACGTGCTGATTTATGAACGCATCCGCGAAGAACTCACCGACGGAAAAAGTGTGCGCGGCGCAATTACCGCCGGTTATGACAAGGCGTTCAGCACTATTTTTGATGCCAACATTACTACACTGCTGACGGCAGTCATTCTGTTCTGGCAGGGTTCCGGCGCAATCCGCGGGTTTGCCGTCACGCTCGCCGCCGGTATCATTATCAGCATGCTCATCGTGCTGGTGTTTACCCGCCTGATTCTCGAATCGCTGGCCGACTGGTTTAAGCTGCAAACTATTCGCATGTTTTCACTCATTCCGCGCGGGACAAAAATTGATTTTGTCGGTATGCGCGCGCCAGCGATTGCACTGCCGGTGCTGATTATTATTGGCAGCTGGATTGTATTTGCAGTCAAAGGCCCCGACAACTTCGGTATCGATTTTACCGGCGGGACATCCTATCAGCTCCGCTTTGAACAGGCACCGGAAGTCGGCGCTGTGCGTGCGGTGCTGGCAGATGCCGGCATCAGCGATGCAACCATTCAGTACCAGCGTGCATTTGGAGAAAACATCGGCGATGTGCTGGAAGTGAAAGTTTCCTTTGAGAATGGTGATGAGGCGCTGGCGGCGATGGAGACCGCCTTTAAAGATGCAGGAATTTCAGTGTCCGGCGAAGAAAAAATCGGACCGCAGATCGGCGAAGAACTTAAACGCCAGGGGGTTGTTTCGCTCATTGCAGCGATGATCGGCATTATTATTTATCTATCGATCCGTTTTGAATTTTCATTTGCTATAGGAGCAATTATCGCACTGCTGCATGACGTATTGATTACTGTGGGAATTTACTGTCTGCTCGGCCGGCAGTTGAATCTCGCAATTGTTGCGGCGCTGCTGACCATTGTCGGTTATTCTGTAAACGATACGATCGTAACTTTCGACCGCATCCGTGAAGAAGTTAAACTGGCGCAGGGACGCAGTAAACTCAGCTTCCGCGAAATTGCCAATATGGCTATTAACCAGACGCTGTCGCGTACCATACTGACTTCGTTAACGACGCTGTTAACAGTGGCTTCGCTGCTGATCTTCGGCGGCGGTGCAATTAATGATATGGCACTGGCGCTGTTTATCGGAATCATCGTTGGTATCTATTCGTCTGTCTTCATCGCGCTGCCGGTCGTTATGATCTGGCACCGTGAAAAGAAAGTCTAG
- the yajC gene encoding preprotein translocase subunit YajC yields the protein MFMQWIALAAPPADGNQAQGGGIQFIGMMVLIFALMYFMMIRPQKRREKERRAMIAAVKAGSDVVLTSGIIGRVTNTKEKSLIIRTADDTKLEVLRSAVAQVLEDKGAVPEEVKA from the coding sequence ATGTTTATGCAATGGATTGCGCTGGCGGCACCGCCGGCGGACGGAAACCAGGCTCAAGGCGGCGGCATTCAGTTCATCGGAATGATGGTTCTGATTTTTGCGCTGATGTATTTTATGATGATTCGCCCGCAAAAGCGCCGGGAAAAAGAGCGGCGCGCGATGATTGCGGCGGTGAAAGCCGGCAGCGATGTAGTGCTGACGAGCGGGATTATCGGCCGCGTAACGAATACAAAAGAAAAATCGCTGATTATCCGCACCGCCGACGACACCAAACTGGAGGTGCTCCGCAGCGCAGTGGCGCAGGTTCTTGAAGACAAGGGCGCCGTGCCGGAAGAGGTAAAGGCTTAA
- a CDS encoding chromate transporter — MSLLKLYIVFFNIGLFTIGGGLASLPLLKEAVVDSGMISNAEFVDMIAISQATPGPIGINMATFAGYKLSVISGACIATLGIISPSLIIILLIAISMKNFSNNPVVKGILWGIRPAAVGMIAAAAWFICGQSFFTGAGNLFQQLSIPSALLAGLLALAYWRKPASPVIYIFAGGLLGLIFF, encoded by the coding sequence ATGTCACTTTTAAAATTATATATCGTTTTCTTTAACATCGGCCTTTTCACCATCGGCGGCGGACTCGCCAGCCTGCCGCTGTTGAAAGAAGCCGTCGTCGACTCCGGCATGATTTCCAACGCCGAATTTGTTGATATGATCGCCATCAGTCAGGCCACGCCGGGACCGATTGGAATTAATATGGCTACTTTCGCCGGCTATAAACTTTCCGTAATTTCCGGCGCGTGCATTGCCACGCTCGGTATTATCTCGCCGTCGCTCATCATCATCCTCCTCATCGCCATTTCGATGAAAAACTTTTCCAACAACCCTGTTGTTAAAGGAATTCTCTGGGGCATCCGTCCAGCAGCCGTCGGAATGATCGCCGCCGCCGCCTGGTTCATCTGCGGCCAATCGTTTTTTACCGGCGCGGGAAATCTGTTTCAGCAGCTCAGCATCCCATCCGCTCTGCTCGCCGGGCTTCTCGCTCTTGCCTACTGGCGCAAACCCGCCTCCCCGGTCATCTATATTTTCGCCGGCGGCTTGCTGGGTCTGATTTTCTTTTAA
- a CDS encoding GntR family transcriptional regulator, translating into MLMPAKSIWNSAPTSEQQVADTLRTLILAGELPVGTFLSQRKLAEIANTSVISVRGALRRLENEGLIENVPRLGVRIPQETPADIRDRYFLRTTLESAAVKLVSGKLPEEIKNRLFNIAQQLDRLAAEHDQKTSPEFARLHHEFHLTLAECTGSRLLLQMLQRIINPSLMMLNAVRSWIVPSEVHQNHTGLIQVIAAGNTADAVAAIQAHIQVGLESELAAL; encoded by the coding sequence ATGCTTATGCCCGCTAAATCCATTTGGAACAGTGCACCGACCAGCGAACAGCAGGTTGCCGATACACTGCGCACATTGATCCTTGCCGGAGAACTGCCCGTCGGGACATTTCTCTCGCAACGCAAACTGGCGGAGATTGCCAATACCTCTGTCATTTCTGTACGCGGCGCCCTGCGCCGGCTGGAGAATGAAGGACTGATTGAAAACGTCCCGCGTCTGGGCGTACGGATCCCGCAGGAAACACCGGCGGATATCCGCGATCGTTATTTTTTACGAACCACTCTGGAAAGCGCCGCAGTAAAACTGGTCAGTGGAAAACTGCCGGAAGAGATAAAAAACAGGCTCTTCAATATTGCTCAGCAGCTCGACCGGCTCGCCGCTGAACATGACCAGAAAACCTCGCCGGAATTTGCGCGCCTGCACCATGAGTTCCATCTTACGCTGGCAGAATGCACCGGCAGCCGTTTACTTCTGCAAATGCTGCAGCGGATCATAAATCCGAGTTTAATGATGCTGAATGCCGTTCGCTCGTGGATTGTACCGTCAGAGGTTCACCAGAATCACACCGGTCTGATTCAAGTTATTGCCGCGGGAAACACCGCAGATGCTGTTGCCGCAATACAGGCGCATATTCAGGTCGGACTGGAAAGCGAACTCGCCGCGCTTTAA
- a CDS encoding chromate transporter gives MKFLKDLLFLYWMFLRLGLFTIGGGYVMLPMLRREIVDKRKWVDDQELLNWYAIGNAVPGIIAINTATFAGYHRRGIPGAVAATAGMVTPSLVIIIFIAMFIPVLQNNFWFQKAFQGIRVAMVVMLAAMLIDMFKKGRKSQFQIFITLTAFAGIALLNWSPVPVIIAAAFAGFFFSPFRKQTAHESHE, from the coding sequence ATGAAATTCCTGAAAGACCTGCTGTTTTTATACTGGATGTTTCTGCGCCTCGGACTGTTTACGATCGGCGGAGGATACGTCATGCTGCCGATGCTCCGGCGTGAAATTGTTGATAAACGCAAATGGGTTGACGATCAGGAACTGCTCAACTGGTACGCCATCGGCAATGCTGTTCCCGGAATCATCGCGATCAACACCGCCACCTTCGCCGGTTATCACCGGCGCGGCATTCCCGGCGCCGTGGCCGCCACTGCCGGCATGGTCACGCCGTCGCTTGTCATCATCATTTTCATCGCCATGTTTATTCCGGTGCTGCAAAATAACTTCTGGTTTCAGAAAGCCTTTCAGGGGATTCGCGTCGCAATGGTGGTCATGCTCGCCGCCATGCTTATCGACATGTTCAAAAAAGGCAGAAAGTCGCAGTTTCAGATATTCATCACACTGACCGCTTTCGCCGGCATTGCACTCTTAAACTGGTCGCCGGTTCCCGTCATCATCGCTGCCGCGTTCGCCGGATTTTTCTTTTCGCCGTTTCGCAAACAAACCGCCCACGAATCACACGAATGA
- a CDS encoding aldolase/citrate lyase family protein, translated as MGSTKQLLKNGSVVLGAWNMIPHPAVAELLAGENFDWICVDMEHTSHDLSSLENIGRAVNKSRKDLLVRLPECDAVAAKKALDLGANGIIVPCVNLPEEARQAVAIAKYPPDGIRGASLARCTDFGRNFNGYFMSHNDNVIVVIMLEHIDAVKNIDAILAVPGIDATFIGPYDLSASMGLAGQLDHPDVLAAQKTLLDACIAHGVPPGFHIVPNDPPQVAARIEAGFRFIALGLDTGFIIEGSRAMLSAAGR; from the coding sequence ATGGGTTCAACTAAGCAACTTTTGAAAAACGGCAGTGTTGTGCTTGGTGCATGGAATATGATTCCGCATCCTGCGGTGGCGGAACTTCTGGCTGGTGAGAATTTTGACTGGATTTGCGTGGATATGGAACATACATCACACGACTTGTCATCGTTGGAAAACATTGGCCGTGCAGTGAACAAATCCAGGAAAGATCTGCTGGTACGCCTGCCGGAGTGTGATGCGGTTGCAGCCAAGAAAGCGCTCGATCTCGGTGCAAATGGAATTATTGTTCCGTGTGTAAACTTGCCGGAAGAGGCGCGGCAGGCGGTGGCGATTGCAAAATATCCGCCGGACGGGATTCGTGGCGCGTCACTGGCGCGCTGTACGGACTTCGGGCGCAACTTTAACGGATATTTTATGTCACACAATGACAATGTAATTGTCGTGATTATGCTCGAACATATTGATGCGGTGAAAAATATAGATGCCATTCTCGCTGTTCCCGGCATTGATGCGACATTCATCGGGCCCTATGATCTTTCCGCATCCATGGGACTCGCCGGACAGCTGGATCATCCGGATGTTCTGGCGGCGCAGAAGACGCTGCTGGATGCCTGTATTGCGCACGGAGTTCCGCCGGGATTTCATATCGTTCCGAATGATCCGCCGCAGGTTGCGGCGCGAATCGAAGCGGGATTCCGCTTCATTGCACTTGGACTCGACACGGGGTTTATTATTGAAGGCAGTCGTGCAATGCTGTCGGCCGCCGGACGTTGA